In Drosophila pseudoobscura strain MV-25-SWS-2005 chromosome 4, UCI_Dpse_MV25, whole genome shotgun sequence, the following proteins share a genomic window:
- the Ac3 gene encoding adenylate cyclase type 3 isoform X1, whose product MPEEKEMSGNNLENGQAMATATATATANSTPSRSKHQRQKTPTRRRPHDSDVVAGGVGITGGGVVILPQHVLNELYHNYSIKQRRSGLKWFLFAAVLFNVWTICIPWDQAIPTRVVNCCMLVAYLALTALMHIGRRSEQPSLRRFHLTFLTIMPRALWFLSVLHFAAYVMLQPSFSPRDVLGWAILLNFLIYVTLPLPLIFLGLVIGFCTYFNCLSLPVGFSRPDPLISDQAAANAVLIATAALIGLLYYFMGEAKQKRAFLEAKKSLEVKMVIEEQSAEQERLLLSVLPKHVAIKMREDLGSSSSEAFKKIYMSRHENVSILYADIVGFTAISSTYSAQDLVKMLNELFARFDRLAEKYQQLRIKILGDCYYCISGAPDERPDHAVMCVHMGLSMVKAIKYVQQKANSPVDMRVGIHTGAVLAGILGQRQWQFDVYSKDVELANKMESSGMAGRVHISDKTLAFLNGEFEVEPAFGEKREELLRIAGLKTFFITKVVKPFASPCARKINETQAENSQLSPNGSTTDVVSGGGEDNDATLDDEELLAQSATTNGHQTAEAEDEEEQVKLENFKQRLKDELVTRDGHENLTKDTNIFLRFKNPQLEQSYAVYREPYSSLPLLAALLVQCIDVLYSYLVLPRSTLHFINIAAPLVPIAMLVVISIAESFSGMLPKFFVDVSKRFNDITFVRELAAIIIALTIGLSNVIDMFFFVTFVRTEHIVSESEFNATAGLGLGLGLGLEADVDVDVAGAEAVTAEHLLPESFVEQMRDAVPTERVLYPSYLSNFGVLILIAIAVIAQLTHLTKILLLLSIAALHCYFNIFIMQDLYALEDDLAHQPIISSRYCASGLLLVAALALSTLARHMDHEDRVIFKWKTEVAEQKETANDMRQRNEALVYNVLPVHVAEHFMKNTKRSHDDLYSQSYSEVGVLFASMPNFSDFYSEETVNNQGLECLRFLNEVISDFDALLELPQFQDIIKIKTIGSTYMAASGINLQRNLRSDASITERWAQLAVLVEFALELTHTLQGINEQSFNHFVLKMGINHGPITAGVIGARKPHYDIWGNTVNVASRMESTGKAGAIQVTEETCNILQKFGYTFQQRGLVSVKGKGQLMTYYLQGKSKPCAEPEATPAAIELHDTLDSTTELDISDIKTPLLKLKGQEAPAAGESEQSGPAPSLGNGSVGQVGESQSLLE is encoded by the exons ATGCCGGAGGAGAAGGAAATGTCCGGAAATAATCTGGAAAACGGACAGGCCATGGccacggctacggctacggccaCGGCCAACTCAACGCCAAGCAGGTCCAAGCATCAGCGCCAGAAGACGCCCACAAGGCGGCGTCCCCATGATAGTGATGTGGTCGCTGGAGGTGTTGGCATCACCGGCGGCGGCGTGGTCATCCTGCCGCAGCATGTGCTCAACGAACTCTATCACAACTACTCCATTAAGCAGCGGCGGAGCGGCCTCAAGTGGTTCCTGTTCGCCGCCGTTCTCTTCAATGTCTGGACCATTTGCATACCCTGGGATCAGGCAATACCCACAAGAG TTGTAAACTGTTGCATGCTGGTGGCCTATTTGGCCCTAACGGCCCTGATGCACATCGGGCGACGCTCGGAGCAGCCTTCACTGAGACgtttccatctaacattcctGACGATTATGCCGCGGGCTCTGTGGTTCCTGTCCGTGCTCCACTTTGCCGCCTATGTGATGCTGCAGCCCAGCTTCTCTCCAAG GGATGTACTGGGCTGGGCCATCTTGCTAAACTTCCTGATCTATGTGACGCTGCCGCTTCCTCTGATTTTCCTTGGTCTGGTGATTGGCTTCTGCACGTACTTCAATTGCCTGAGCCTCCCCGTTGGCTTCTCTCGTCCTGATCCTCTCATCTCGGATCAGGCGGCGGCCAATGCAGTTCTGATAGCCACCGCCGCCTTGATCGGTCTACTGTATTACTTTATGGGCGAGGCCAAGCAGAAGCGAGCCTTTTTGGAGGCCAAAAAGAGTCTGGAGGTGAAAATGGTCATCGAGGAACAGTCCGCCGAACAG GAACGTTTACTGTTGTCTGTGCTGCCCAAGCATGTGGCTATCAAAATGCGCGAGGACCTGGGCTCATCCAGTTCGGAGGCATTCAAAAAGATATACATGAGTCGACACGAGAATGTGAG CATACTATATGCGGATATAGTGGGCTTTACCGCCATCTCCTCGACATATAGCGCTCAAGACTTGGTTAAAATGCTTAACGAGCTCTTCGCACGCTTCGATAGGCTCGCCGAG AAATATCAACAATTGCGCATTAAGATTCTGGGCGATTGCTATTATTGCATTAGCGGTGCCCCCGACGAGCGACCGGATCATGCGGTTATGTGTGTGCACATGGGACTCTCTATGGTGAAGGCCATCAA GTATGTGCAGCAGAAGGCCAATTCACCTGTTGATATGCGTGTTGGCATACACACGGGCGCTGTGCTGGCAGGGATACTCggccagcggcagtggcagtttgATGTCTACTCCAAGGACGTTGAGCTGGCTAATAAAATGGAATCCAGCGGCATGGCGGG ACGCGTTCACATTTCGGACAAAACTTTGGCCTTCCTCAACGGGGAGTTTGAGGTGGAGCCCGCCTTTGGCGAGAAGCGGGAGGAGCTATTGCGCATAGCCGGATTGAAGACCTTCTTCATAACCAAGGTGGTTAAGCCG TTTGCATCGCCCTGTGCCAGGAAAATCAACGAAACGCAAGCCGAAAACTCACAGCTTAGCCCCAATGGATCCACCACGGATGtcgtttccggtggcggagaGGACAACGATGCCACGCTGGACGATGAGGAACTGCTGGCCCAGAGTGCCACCACGAATGGCCACCAAACAGCCGAGGCAGAGGATGAGGAGGAACAGGTCAAGTTGGAGAACTTTAAGCAGCGCTTGAAAGACGAGCTCGTCACCCGAGATGGGCATGA GAACCTCACCAAGGACACCAACATATTCCTGCGCTTCAAGAACCCACAATTGGAGCAATCCTATGCCGTGTACCGAGAGCCGTACAGCtccctgccgctgctggcggcACTCCTGGTGCAGTGCATCGACGTGCTATACTCCTACTTGGTGCTGCCCCGCTCCACGCTGCATTTCATCAACATAGCGGCGCCACTGGTGCCCATTGCCATGCTGGTTGTGATCAGCATTGCCGAGAGCTTCAGCGGCATGCTGCCCAAGTTCTTTGTGGACGTGAGCAAGCGCTTCAATGACATTACCTTCGTGCGGGAACTGGCGGCCATAATTATCGCCCTCACCATTGGCCTGAGCAATGTCATCGACATG TTCTTCTTCGTCACCTTCGTGCGCACCGAGCACATTGTGAGCGAAAGCGAATTCAATGCCACGgctggtctgggtctgggactgggactaggGCTGGAGgccgatgtggatgtggatgtggccgGCGCGGAGGCGGTCACCGCCGAGCACCTGCTGCCCGAATCGTTTGTGGAGCAAATGCGCGATGCAGTACCCACAGAACGTGTCCTATATCCGTCCTATTTGAGCAATTTCGGTGTCCTAATATTGATTGCGATTGCCGTGATTGCTCAGCTCACGCATCTGACTAAAATACTCCTATTATTGTCCATTGCGG CTCTGCATTGCTACTTCAACATATTCATCATGCAGGACCTGTATGCCTTGGAGGATGACCTGGCACATCAGCC CATCATATCCTCACGATACTGTGCCTCTGGTCTTCTGCTGGTGGCAGCCCTAGCTCTGAGCACCTTGGCCCGACAT ATGGATCACGAGGATCGGGTGATCTTCAAATGGAAAACCGAGGTGGCGGAACAGAAAGAGACCGCCAACGATATGCGGCAGCGTAACGAGGCCTTGGTGTACAATGTTTTACCCGTTCATGTTGCTGAACATTTCATGAAGAATACCAAGCGATCGCATGATGATCTCTACTCTCAGAGCTATTCCGAGGTGGGAGTATTATTTGCCAGCATGCCAAACTTTTCAG ATTTCTATTCGGAGGAAACCGTGAATAATCAGGGTTTGGAGTGTCTACGTTTTCTCAATGAAGTTATCTCTGATTTTGATGCG ttATTGGAACTGCCACAGTTCCAGGATATCATCAAAATCAAGACTATTGGCTCGACTTATATGGCCGCCAGTGGCATAAATCTTCAGCGGAATCTTCGCTCGGATGCTTCTATCACCGAACGCTGGGCCCAGTTGGCCGTGCTCGTCGAATTCGCATTGGAACTCACGCACACTCTGCAAGGCATTAACGAGCAGTCCTTCAATCACTTTGTCCTCAAGATGGGCATAAATCATGGACCCATAACCGCTGGTGTGATCGGTGCTAGGAAGCCGCACTATGATATCTGGGGCAATACGGTGAATGTGGCATCCCGCATGGAGAGCACTGGCAAGGCCGGCGCCATTCAGGTCACCGAGGAAACGTGCAACATTCTCCAGAAGTTTGGCTATACATTTCAGCAACGTGGCCTGGTGTCGGTCAAGGGCAAGGGTCAATTGATGACCTACTATTTGCAG GGCAAGTCTAAGCCTTGTGCAGAGCCTGAAGCCACTCCGGCAGCCATTGAGCTACATGATACTCTGGATTCCACCACGGAGCTGGACATCTCGGACATCAAGACGCCCCTGCTCAAGCTGAAGGGCCAGGAGGCGCCAGCGGCGGGGGAGAGTGAACAGAGTGGGCCGGCGCCCAGTCTGGGCAATGGCAGTGTCGGCCAAGTGGGAGAATCTCAATCTTTATTGGAATAA
- the Ac3 gene encoding adenylate cyclase type 3 isoform X2, protein MPEEKEMSGNNLENGQAMATATATATANSTPSRSKHQRQKTPTRRRPHDSDVVAGGVGITGGGVVILPQHVLNELYHNYSIKQRRSGLKWFLFAAVLFNVWTICIPWDQAIPTRVVNCCMLVAYLALTALMHIGRRSEQPSLRRFHLTFLTIMPRALWFLSVLHFAAYVMLQPSFSPRDVLGWAILLNFLIYVTLPLPLIFLGLVIGFCTYFNCLSLPVGFSRPDPLISDQAAANAVLIATAALIGLLYYFMGEAKQKRAFLEAKKSLEVKMVIEEQSAEQERLLLSVLPKHVAIKMREDLGSSSSEAFKKIYMSRHENVRNINNCALRFWAIAIIALAVPPTSDRIMRLCVCTWDSLW, encoded by the exons ATGCCGGAGGAGAAGGAAATGTCCGGAAATAATCTGGAAAACGGACAGGCCATGGccacggctacggctacggccaCGGCCAACTCAACGCCAAGCAGGTCCAAGCATCAGCGCCAGAAGACGCCCACAAGGCGGCGTCCCCATGATAGTGATGTGGTCGCTGGAGGTGTTGGCATCACCGGCGGCGGCGTGGTCATCCTGCCGCAGCATGTGCTCAACGAACTCTATCACAACTACTCCATTAAGCAGCGGCGGAGCGGCCTCAAGTGGTTCCTGTTCGCCGCCGTTCTCTTCAATGTCTGGACCATTTGCATACCCTGGGATCAGGCAATACCCACAAGAG TTGTAAACTGTTGCATGCTGGTGGCCTATTTGGCCCTAACGGCCCTGATGCACATCGGGCGACGCTCGGAGCAGCCTTCACTGAGACgtttccatctaacattcctGACGATTATGCCGCGGGCTCTGTGGTTCCTGTCCGTGCTCCACTTTGCCGCCTATGTGATGCTGCAGCCCAGCTTCTCTCCAAG GGATGTACTGGGCTGGGCCATCTTGCTAAACTTCCTGATCTATGTGACGCTGCCGCTTCCTCTGATTTTCCTTGGTCTGGTGATTGGCTTCTGCACGTACTTCAATTGCCTGAGCCTCCCCGTTGGCTTCTCTCGTCCTGATCCTCTCATCTCGGATCAGGCGGCGGCCAATGCAGTTCTGATAGCCACCGCCGCCTTGATCGGTCTACTGTATTACTTTATGGGCGAGGCCAAGCAGAAGCGAGCCTTTTTGGAGGCCAAAAAGAGTCTGGAGGTGAAAATGGTCATCGAGGAACAGTCCGCCGAACAG GAACGTTTACTGTTGTCTGTGCTGCCCAAGCATGTGGCTATCAAAATGCGCGAGGACCTGGGCTCATCCAGTTCGGAGGCATTCAAAAAGATATACATGAGTCGACACGAGAATGTGAG AAATATCAACAATTGCGCATTAAGATTCTGGGCGATTGCTATTATTGCATTAGCGGTGCCCCCGACGAGCGACCGGATCATGCGGTTATGTGTGTGCACATGGGACTCTCTATGGTGA
- the Cul2 gene encoding cullin-2: MSLKPKIVEFVDVWPRLRCIAESVITLSKVERAVWNTSFSDVYTLCVAQPEPMADRLYTETKHFLEKHVQEMLAQKVLSETDAANANKSLSKPDLLQRYYTTWMEYSQGIKYLHQLYIYLNQQHIKKQKITDTESFYGNVSGDAAEQMEIGELGLDIWRLYMVEYLATELVRHVLEGIAADRASNGTLDHHRVQIINGVIHSFVEVQDYKKSGSLKLYQDLFEAPMLEASGTYYTDEANKLLQRCTVSQYMQEVIRILEYESRRAQKFLHVSSLAKLRKQCEEKFINDRLGFIYSECREMVSEERRQDLRNMYIVLKPIPDHLKSELIQTFLEHIKNEGLETVSALKGENIHISFVENMLKVHQKYQELIGDVFENDSLFLSALDKACASVINRRPSERVPCRSAEYVARYCDTLLKKSKTCEAEIDQKLTNNITIFKYIEDKDVYQKFYSRLLAKRLIHEQSQSMDAEEGMINRLKQACGYEFTNKLHRMFTDISVSTDLNNKFNTHLKDTNVELGINLSIKVLQAGAWPLGSTQVIPFAVPQEFEKSIKMFEDYYHKLFSGRKLTWLHHMCHGELKLSHLKKSYIVTMQTYQMAIILLFETCDSLSCREIQNTLQLNDETFQKHMQPMIESKLLNASSENLAGETRIDLNMDYTNKRTKFKISSALQKETPQEVEHTINSVDEDRKLFLQAAIVRIMKARKVLKHNALIQEVLSLSKVSFTPNIAMIKKCVESLIDKQYIERTANSGDEYSYMA, encoded by the exons ATGTCTCTGAAGCCAAAAATAGTGGAATTTGTTGATGTTTGGCCGCGCTTGCGCTGCATAGCAGAATCGGTGATAACATTGAGCAAAGTGGAACGAGCCGTATGGAATACGAGTTTTAG CGATGTATATACGTTATGCGTGGCGCAGCCGGAACCGATGGCCGATCGTCTGTACACCGAGACAAAGCATTTCCTCGAGAAGCATGTTCAGGAGATGCTCGCCCAGAAGGTGCTCTCGGAAACGGATGCAGCGAACGCGAATAAATCCCTCAGCAAGCCGGATTTGCTGCAACGCTACTACACCACCTGGATGGAGTATAGCCAGGGCATCAAGTATCTGCATCAGTTGTACAT CTATCTGAACCAGCAGCACATCAAGAAACAAAAGATCACCGACACGGAATCGTTCTACGGCAATGTGTCGGGCGATGCAGCGGAACAGATGGAAATTGGCGAGCTTGGTCTTGATATATGGCGACTGTATATGGTCGAGTATCTGGCCACGGAGCTGGTGCGACACGTGCTCGAAGGCATTGCCGCGGATCGGGCCAGCAATGGGACCCTCGACCATCATCGTGTGCAGATCATCAACGGTGTCATCCACAGTTTTGTTGAAGTGCAGGACTACAAGAAGAGCGGCTCGCTAAAGCTCTACCAGGATCTGTTCGAGGCCCCCATGCTAGAGGCCAGCGGCACCTACTACACAGACGAGGCCAACAAGCTGCTGCAGCGATGCACCGTCTCCCAGTACATGCAGGAGGTGATCCGAATACTGGAGTACGAAAGCAGACGAGCACAAAAGTTCCTCCATGTGAGCTCGCTGGCCAAACTGCGGAAACAATGCGAAGAGAAGTTTATCAACGATCGTTTGGGCTTCATCTACTCGGAGTGCCGCGAGATGGTGTCCGAGGAGCGGCGGCAGGATCTGCGGAATATGTACATCGTGCTGAAGCCCATACCCGACCATCTGAAGTCCGAGCTCATACAAACCTTCCTCGAGCACATCAAGAACGAGGGCCTGGAGACGGTCTCCGCGCTTAAGGGCGAGAACATACACATCTCCTTCGTTGAGAATATGCTGAAGGTGCATCAGAAGTATCAAGAGCTCATCGGCGACGTTTTCGAGAACGATTCACTGTTCCTGAGCGCCCTGGACAAGGCCTGCGCCAGTGTAATCAATCGTCGACCCAGTGAGCGGGTGCCATGTCGCAGTGCCGAGTATGTGGCTCGGTACTGTGAtactctgctaaagaaatcgAAGACCTGCGAGGCCGAAATCGATCAGAAGCTCACCAACAACATCACCATATTCAAGTACATCGAGGACAAGGATGTCTATCAAAAGTTCTACAGTCGATTGCTAGCCAAGCGATTGATACACGAGCAGAGCCAGAGTATGGATGCGGAGGAGGGCATGATCAACCGATTAAAG CAAGCCTGCGGCTACGAATTCACCAATAAGCTGCATCGCATGTTTACGGACATTTCAGTATCAACAGATCTGAACAACAAGTTCAACACTCACCTAAAGGATACCAATGTCGAGCTGG GAATCAATCTGTCGATTAAGGTCCTGCAGGCTGGCGCTTGGCCTTTGGGCTCTACGCAGGTTATACCATTTGCAGTGCCACAGGAGTttgaaaaatcaattaaaatg TTTGAGGACTATTATCATAAATTATTTAGTGGCCGTAAGCTAACGTGGCTTCATCACATGTGCCATGGCGAGCTGAAGCTGAGTCATTTAAAGAAATCCTATATTGTCACAATGCAAACGTATCAAATGGCGATAATTTTATTGTTCGAGACATGCGACAGCCTCAGTTGTCGGGAGATACAGAACACGCTGCAGCTGAATGATGAGACGTTTCAGAAGCATATGCAGCCAATGATTGAGTCAAAGCTGTTGAATGCCAGCTCAGAGAATCTCGCCGGGGAGACACGTATCGACTTGAATATGGATTATACAAATAAGCGTACGAAGTTTAAGATAAGCTCGGCCCTACAAAAGGAAACGCCCCAGGAG GTGGAGCACACGATTAACTCGGTGGATGAGGATCGCAAGCTGTTCCTGCAGGCAGCTATTGTGAGAATTATGAAGGCCCGCAAAGTGTTGAAGCATAATGCGTTAATACAAGAG GTCCTGTCATTATCAAAAGTCAGCTTTACGCCCAATATTGCAATGATCAAAAAGTGCGTGGAATCGTTAATTGATAAACAATATATTGAGAGAACTGCTAATTCGGGGGATGAATATAGTTACATGGCCTAG